Proteins from one Malania oleifera isolate guangnan ecotype guangnan chromosome 4, ASM2987363v1, whole genome shotgun sequence genomic window:
- the LOC131153644 gene encoding kinesin-like protein KIN-14E yields MTIDMPPVMAQSVRMNQSSLSSSNGNETPFHNIPAASNGDEYDSDGSNIARLTPTTLSMAVPSEFAGAIPLIDRFQVEGFLRSMQKQIHSAGKRGFFSKRSIGPQVREKFTFEDMLCFQKDPIPTSLLKINSDLVSRAMKLFQIILKYMGVDSSDRVTLVSLDERIELVGKIYKQTLKRSELRDELFAQISKQTRNNPDKQYLIKAWELMYLCATCMPPGKDIGGYLSEYVHNVAHGSNADSEVQVFALNTLNALKHSVKAGPRHMIPGREEIDALLTGKKLTTIVFFLDETFEEITYDISTTVADAVEELAGIIKLSAYSSFSLFECRKVVGGSKSVDPGNEEYIALDDNKYVGDLLTEFKAVKDRSKGEILHCKLTLKKKLFRESDEAVADPMFVQLSYVQLQHDYILGNYPVGRDDAAQLSALQILVEIGYLVSPESCTDWTSLLERFLPRQIAITRAKRDWELDILSRYHYMEHITKDDARQQFLRILRMLPYGNSVFFSVRKIDDPIGLLPGRIILGINKRGVHFFRPVPKEYLHSAELRDIMQFGSSNTAVFFKMRVAGVLHIFQFETKQGEEICVALQTHINDVMLRRYSKARSTASGSINGDPSCNFMPPSMEVYEKRVQDLSKAFEESAKNADSLLEQLHEKQKQELKMQEELESLNDALRSERQNLAEVICDRDKLGLLCEEKDSVLQAALSEKRRMEVKLAKLDNLDANDVGENLIVTDKEVLHKPQEELKIHNEKLHAAEEAARRLLNENMLLEQRILRLEKKKTDEMKIVENFEQECIALRLQVSELEKKLERVEQDLVVAESTVESRNRDLAAIQNNLKELEELREMKEDIDRKNEQTAAILKMQGAQLAELEVLYKEEQVLRKRYFNMIEDMKGKIRVFCRLRPLSEKEIAEEDKDVVASFDEFTVEHPGRDEKTKQHIYDRVFDGNATQEDVFEDTRYLVQSAVDGYNVCIFAYGQTGSGKTFTIYGSESNPGLTPRATAELFKILRRDSNKFSFSLKVCMVELYQDTLVDLLLPKNAKRLKLDIKKDSKGMVFVENVNVASVSTFDELKTIIQRGSEQRHTSGTQMNEESSRSHLILSIVIESTNLQTQCVARGKLSFVDLAGSERVKKSGSSGSQLKEAQSINKSLSALGDVISALSAGSQHIPYRNHKLTMLMSDSLGGNAKTLMFVNVSPAEANLDETCNSLMYASRVRSIVNDPSKNICSKEVARLKKLVAYWKEQAGRRGDDEDLEEIQEERLVRDKTDGRHSM; encoded by the exons ATGACAATTGATATGCCACCGGTTATGGCCCAGAGTGTGAGAATGAATCAATCTTCTCTGAGTTCCAGCAATGGGAATGAAACTCCTTTTCACAACATTCCTGCTGCCTCAAATGGGGATGAATATGATAGTGATGGTTCTAATATTGCAAGGCT CACTCCAACAACTCTGTCTATGGCTGTTCCATCAGAATTTGCTGGTGCTATTCCCTTGATTGATCGATTCCAG GTCGAGGGATTTTTAAGATCAATGCAAAAACAGATTCATTCTGCGGGAAAACGTGGGTTTTTTTCTAAAAGATCCATTGGCCCACAAGTTCGGGAAAAATTTACCTTTGAGGATAtgctttgtttccagaag GATCCTATACCGACTTCTTTACTTAAAATTAACAGTGACCTGGTAAGCCGGGCAATGAAGCTGTTCCAGATAATTTTGAAGTACATGGGGGTTGATTCATCTGATCGTGTAACTCTGGTGAGCTTAGATGAACGGATTGAACTTGTTGGAAAAATATACAAGCAAACTTTGAAGCGTTCCGAGCTCCGAGATGAACTTTTTGCGCAGATTTCAAAGCAAACAAGGAATAACCCTGATAA GCAGTATTTGATCAAGGCATGGGAGCTAATGTATTTGTGTGCAACATGCATGCCTCCTGGCAAGGACATTGGTGGCTATTTATCAGAGTATGTCCATAATGTAGCACATGGCTCAAATGCTGATTCTGAGGTTCAAGTCTTTGCGTTGAATACGTTAAATGCTTTGAAGCATTCTGTTAAGGCAGGACCAAGGCACATGATACCTGGGCGCGAGGAAATTGATGCTCTTTTGACTGGTAAAAAGCTTACAACTATAGTGTTTTTTTTGGATGAGACTTTTGAAGAAATAACGTATGACATTTCAACAACTGTGGCTGATGCTGTTGAG GAACTTGCTGGGATTATTAAACTTTCAGCTTACTCCAGCTTCAGTTTGTTTGAATGCCGCAAAGTTGTTGGTGGTTCTAAATCAGTTGATCCGGGCAACG AGGAGTATATTGCATTAGATGACAACAAATATGTTGGGGATCTGCTCACGGAATTCAAGGCTGTGAAGGACCGAAGTAAAGGAGAGATTCTGCATTGCAAACTGACATTAAAAAAAAAGCTATTTCGGGAGTCTGATGAGGCCGTAGCAGACCCAATGTTTGTGCAGTTGTCATATGTTCAA TTACAACATGATTATATATTGGGCAATTATCCTGTTGGAAGGGATGATGCAGCACAGCTGTCTGCATTGCAAATCTTGGTCGAAATAGGATACCTTGTTAGCCCTGAATCATGCAC TGACTGGACATCTCTTCTGGAGCGATTCCTGCCCAGACAAATTGCAATAACCCGAGCCAAGCGGGACTGGGAGTTGGATATTCTCTCTCGTTACCATTACATG GAACATATAACAAAAGATGATGCAAGGCAACAGTTTCTTCGGATCTTGAGAATGCTTCCTTATGGGAATTCAGTTTTCTTTAGTGTCCGTAAGATTGATGATCCCATTGGACTTCTGCCTGGACGGATTATTTTGGGCATTAATAAGCGTGGG GTTCATTTTTTCCGGCCAGTTCCAAAAGAATATTTACATTCTGCTGAGTTGAGAGACATAATGCAGTTTGGTAGTAGTAATACTgctgtattttttaaaatgagaGTTGCAGGTGTCCTCCATATATTCCAGTTTGAAACCAAGCAG GGAGAAGAGATATGTGTTGCCCTTCAGACACATATAAATGATGTTATGTTGCGCCGCTACTCTAAGGCACGCTCTACTGCTAGTGGCTCAATAAATGGAGATCCATCATGTAATTTTATGCCTCCTAGCATGGAAGTGTATGAGAAACGTGTTCAGGATTTGTCTAAAGCTTTTGAAGAATCTGCAAAGAATGCTGATAGT TTATTAGAGCAATTGCATGAAAAGCAAAAGCAAGAATTGAaaatgcaagaagaactagaaaGTTTAAATGATGCCTTGAGATCTGAACGACAAAATCTAGCAGAAGTTATATGTGATCGCGATAAACTCGGACTATTGTGTGAAGAGAAAGATTCGGTGCTTCAA GCTGCACTAtcggagaagaggagaatggaaGTAAAGCTGGCTAAGCTGGATAATCTAGATGCAAATGATGTTGGAGAGAATTTAATTGTGACAGATAAGGAG GTATTACATAAGCCACAAGAAGAATTGAAAATCCATAATGAGAAATTGCATGCAGCCGAGGAAGCTGCAAGGAGACtgttaaatgaaaatatgttATTGGAACAGCGGATTCTAAGGCTTGAAAAGAAGAAAACGGATGAG ATGAAAATAGTTGAGAACTTTGAACAAGAGTGCATTGCTTTAAGGCTTCAAGTGTCTGAACTTGAAAAGAAGCTAGAAAGAGTTGAACAAGATTTAGTTGTTGCAGAGTCAACTGTTGAGAGTAGGAATAGAGATTTGGCTGCTATACAGAATAACTTGAAGGAGTTAGAGGAATTAAGAGAGATGAAAGAG GACATTGATAGGAAAAATGAGCAGACTGCTGCCATTTTGAAGATGCAAGGGGCTCAACTAGCAGAGCTAGAGGTGCTTTACAAGGAAGAACAAGTTTTAAGGAAGCGATATTTTAATATGATAGAAG ATATGAAAGGAAAAATCAGGGTTTTCTGCCGGTTGAGACCCTTAAGTGAAAAAGAGATTGCTGAGGAAGACAAAGATGTTGTCGCTAGCTTTGATGAATTCACAGTTGAACATCCAGGGAGAGATGAGAAAACAAAACAACACATATATGATCGTGTATTTGATGGCAATGCCACCCAAGAGGATGTGTTTGAGGATACAAGG TATTTGGTGCAATCTGCTGTAGATGGATATAATGTCTGCATATTTGCTTATGGTCAAACTGGTTCTGGAAAGACATTTACAATATATGGATCGGAGAGCAATCCCGGACTTACTCCTCGAGCTACTGCagaactttttaaaattttaagacgAGACAGCAACAAATTTTCATTCTCATTAAAG GTATGCATGGTGGAGTTATATCAAGATACACTTGTAGATCTTCTTTTGCCAAAGAATGCGAAGCGTTTAAAATTGGATATAAAGAAAGATTCGAAG GGCATGGTTTTTGTGGAGAATGTGAATGTTGCGTCTGTTTCAACATTTGATGAACTAAAGACCATTATTCAAAGAGGATCTGAACAACGGCATACATCTGGAACTCAAATGAATGAAGAAAGTTCAAGATCTCATCTGATACTTTCAATTGTAATTGAAAGTACCAATCTTCAAACTCAATGTGTTGCTAGAGGAAAG CTGAGTTTTGTGGATCTTGCTGGTTCAGAAAGAGTGAAGAAGTCAGGTTCTTCAGGTAGTCAACTCAAGGAAGCTCAAAGCATCAATAAATCACTTTCGGCCCTTGGGGATGTTATTAGTGCTTTGTCTGCTGGTAGTCAACACATACCTTACAGGAACCACAAGTTGACGATGCTAATGAGTGATTCACTTGGTGGTAATGCCAAAACACTTATGTTTGTCAACGTATCTCCCGCTGAAGCAAACTTGGACGAGACATGCAATTCTCTAAT GTATGCATCAAGGGTGCGGTCTATTGTGAATGATCCTAGCAAGAATATTTGTTCAAAAGAAGTTGCTCGTTTGAAAAAACTAGTTGCATATTGGAAGGAGCAAGCAGGCAGGAGAGGGGATGATGAAGATCTTGAAGAGATCCAAGAAGAGCGGTTAGTAAGAGATAAAACGGATGGCCGTCATTCCATGTAA